In the genome of Aminivibrio pyruvatiphilus, one region contains:
- a CDS encoding riboflavin synthase: MFTGLVETVGTVVSLRPAGMCTVLSLRAPLFAGELVPGQSVAVCGACLTVTALEGEIFSVDVMPETLKKTKLRSLRPGARVNLERALRADGRLDGHIVTGHIDGVVPVREISRGRDGFLLSFTLEEETASLVVPRGSVAVDGVSLTVARLAGASCTVGLIPATLEATTLGDLRPGDEVNIETDILGKYVRRLLETGASFHTNTGASSLSPESLRDAGWI, from the coding sequence ATGTTCACCGGCCTTGTAGAAACGGTGGGAACGGTAGTGTCCCTCAGGCCTGCCGGAATGTGCACCGTCCTCTCTCTCCGGGCTCCTCTGTTCGCGGGAGAGCTGGTTCCCGGCCAGTCTGTCGCCGTATGCGGCGCCTGCCTGACGGTCACGGCCCTTGAGGGGGAGATTTTTTCGGTGGACGTGATGCCGGAGACGCTGAAAAAGACGAAGCTCCGGTCGCTCCGCCCCGGGGCGCGGGTGAACCTGGAACGGGCCCTCCGGGCGGACGGGAGACTCGACGGCCATATCGTCACGGGCCATATCGACGGGGTGGTTCCTGTCCGGGAGATTTCCAGGGGACGGGACGGGTTTCTGCTCTCCTTCACCCTGGAAGAAGAGACGGCGTCCCTGGTGGTTCCCAGGGGCTCCGTGGCGGTGGACGGCGTGAGCCTCACCGTGGCCCGGCTGGCCGGAGCTTCCTGCACCGTGGGGCTGATTCCCGCCACGCTGGAGGCTACCACCCTCGGAGACCTTCGCCCCGGCGACGAGGTGAACATCGAAACGGACATCCTCGGCAAGTACGTCCGGAGGCTTCTTGAAACGGGAGCTTCCTTCCATACAAATACAGGCGCTTCCTCCCTGTCCCCGGAGTCGCTCCGGGACGCCGGGTGGATCTAG
- the ribD gene encoding bifunctional diaminohydroxyphosphoribosylaminopyrimidine deaminase/5-amino-6-(5-phosphoribosylamino)uracil reductase RibD: MGLSRRKIDEYFMRRALSLALRGTGRTSPNPMVGCVVVRDGRVLGEGFHSCCGEDHAERAALGKTADARGADIYVNLEPCSHFGRTPPCAPLIVERGVSRAVVGMTDPDVRVSGRGLDILRSAGIAVETGILGEECRWINRGFIRRVTLGRPWVTVKGAVSLDGGMALESGESRWITGPDARAAAHRLRSEHDAVLVGAGTVAADDPELTVRHTCGDSPMRIVLDSRLSIPPGAKIFAPGTTVFTSEEAGRERRTAAAAAGMDVVTVPSGSFGLSLSHALSVLAARGVNSLLVEGGPSVIASFFREGLVDGVALFLSPRILGKNRPFSGPLVFASMDETVRITGASVKQVGNDFLLEGVPECSPAL; the protein is encoded by the coding sequence CTGGCCCTCAGGGGAACGGGGCGGACATCCCCCAATCCCATGGTGGGCTGCGTGGTGGTTCGGGACGGCCGGGTGCTGGGGGAGGGCTTTCATTCATGCTGCGGCGAGGACCATGCCGAGCGGGCTGCCCTGGGAAAAACAGCCGATGCCCGGGGGGCTGATATTTACGTGAACCTGGAGCCCTGTTCCCATTTCGGCAGAACGCCCCCCTGCGCCCCCCTGATCGTCGAACGGGGCGTTTCCCGGGCGGTGGTCGGGATGACGGACCCTGACGTGAGGGTCAGCGGCAGGGGGCTGGATATCCTCCGCTCAGCGGGTATTGCGGTGGAAACGGGGATTCTCGGGGAGGAATGCCGGTGGATCAACCGGGGCTTCATCCGGAGGGTGACCCTCGGCAGGCCCTGGGTGACGGTGAAGGGAGCGGTGAGCCTGGACGGGGGCATGGCCCTCGAAAGCGGCGAAAGCAGGTGGATCACCGGCCCGGATGCCCGGGCGGCGGCCCACCGCCTGCGGTCGGAGCACGATGCGGTTCTCGTGGGGGCCGGCACCGTGGCCGCCGACGATCCGGAACTGACAGTGAGACATACTTGCGGAGACTCGCCGATGAGAATAGTATTGGATTCCCGGCTCTCCATTCCCCCGGGCGCGAAGATTTTCGCCCCGGGAACGACGGTGTTCACGTCGGAAGAGGCCGGCCGGGAGCGAAGGACTGCGGCGGCGGCAGCAGGAATGGATGTGGTGACGGTCCCTTCCGGTTCTTTCGGGCTTTCCCTCTCCCATGCCCTGTCAGTCCTTGCGGCACGGGGAGTGAACTCCCTTCTCGTGGAGGGGGGCCCCTCCGTCATCGCCTCCTTTTTCAGGGAGGGTCTCGTGGACGGTGTGGCGCTCTTCCTTTCGCCCCGGATCCTGGGGAAAAACCGCCCTTTTTCCGGTCCCCTGGTCTTTGCGTCCATGGATGAGACCGTCAGGATCACGGGGGCGTCGGTGAAGCAGGTGGGGAATGATTTTCTGCTGGAGGGGGTGCCCGAATGTTCACCGGCCTTGTAG